The following coding sequences lie in one Heliangelus exortis chromosome 6, bHelExo1.hap1, whole genome shotgun sequence genomic window:
- the MMADHC gene encoding cobalamin trafficking protein CblD: protein MASVLCNRARLVTYLPGFYSLVKRVVNPRAFSTAGSSGSDEPHVAATPPDLCPRTVWPDEVMGPFGPQDQRFQLPGNIGFDCHLNGTASQKKNQVSKNLPDILAEPSASERHEFVMAQYINEFQGADVPQKQQINNAETYFENAKVECAVQACPELLRKDFESMFPEVNANPLTVLTVTQKTEHDMTVWSQEVEDEREMLLENFINGAKEICYAICSEGYWADFIDPSSGLAFFGPYTNNTLFETDERYRHLGFSVDDLGCCKVIRHNIWGTHVVVGSIFTNAEPDSPIMRKLSGN, encoded by the exons ATGGCAAGT GTGCTCTGTAACAGAGCAAGATTGGTCACCTACCTACCAGGGTTTTACTCCTTAGTCAAGAGAGTTGTAAATCCCAGGGCTTTTTCTACAGCAGGTTCCTCGGGCTCAGATGAGCCTCACGTGGCTGCGACTCCTCCTGATTTGt gtCCAAGAACTGTGTGGCCAGATGAAGTAATGGGTCCATTTGGGCCTCAGGACCAGAGATTCCAGTTACCTGGGAATATTGGGTTTGACTGTCACCTAAATGGCACTGCttctcagaagaaaaaccaaGTTTCAAAAAACCTGCCTGATATattagcagagccttcagcaAGTGAAAGGCATGAATTTGTAATGGCACAATACATCAATGAATTTCAG ggtGCTGATGTtccacagaagcagcaaataaaCAATGCTGAAACTTACTTTGAAAATGCAAAGGTAGAATGTGCAGTTCAAGCTTGTCCTGAGCTCTTACGAAAAG aCTTTGAGTCAATGTTTCCTGAAGTGAATGCCAACCCTCTGACAGTGTTAACTGTCACCCAGAAGACTGAGCATGACATGACTGTGTGGAGCCAAGAAGTGGAGGATGAGAGGGAAATGCTCTTAGAAAAT ttcaTTAATGGTGCCAAGGAGATCTGCTATGCAATTTGTTCTGAAGGCTACTGGGCTGACTTCATTGATCCCTCCTCAGGACTGGCA TTTTTTGGACCTTACACAAACAACACCCTGTTTGAAACAGACGAGCGCTACCGCCACCTGGGCTTCTCTGTGGATGACCTGGGCTGCTGCAAAGTTATTCGGCACAACATCTGGGGTACCCACGTGGTTGTGGGGAGCATTTTCACCAATGCTGAGCCTGACAGCCCCATCATGAGGAAACTGAGTGGGAATTAA